The following proteins come from a genomic window of Metarhizium brunneum chromosome 2, complete sequence:
- the atp-2_1 gene encoding ATP synthase subunit beta, with the protein MFRSGISLLTRASRPAASAISSRLAIQSAALRYPGGARFASSGSVGAGKIHQVIGAVVDVKFDTPKLPAILNSLEVDNHGSKLVLEVSQHLGENVVRCIAMDGTEGLVRGDKATDTGAPITVPVGPATLGRIINVTGDPIDERGPIKTDKFLPIHCDPPEFVSQSTTAEVLVTGIKVVDLLAPYARGGKIGLFGGAGVGKTVFIQELINNIAKAHGGYSVFTGVGERTREGNDLYHEMQETSVIQLDGDSKVALVFGQMNEPPGARARVALTGLTIAEYFRDHEGQDVLLFIDNIFRFTQAGAEVSALLGRIPSAVGYQPTLAVDMGVMQERITTTDKGSITSVQAVYVPADDLTDPAPATTFAHLDATTVLSRGISEIGIYPAVDPLASTSRMLDPRIVGQEHYDTATRVQQILQEYKSLKDIIAILGMDELSEADKLTVERARKVERFLSQPFTVAQVFTGIEGQLVDLKDTIRSFKAVLDGEGDSLPEAAFYMVGNLDSAKAKGAKILADLAKN; encoded by the exons ATGTTCAGGAG CGGCATTTCCTTGCTTACGCGGGCGTCTCGCCCTGCCGCCTCAGCAATCAGTTCGCGACTTGCTATTCAATCTGCTGCTCTCCGGTATCCTGGCGGCGCTAGATTTGCTAGCTCTGGTAGCGTCGGTGCGGGAAAGATTCACCAA GTGATTGGTGCTGTCGTTGATG TCAAGTTCGATACCCCCAAACTGCCTGCTATTCTGAACTCTCTCGAGGTCGACAACCACGGGAGCAAGCTCGTTCTTGAGGTCTCG CAACATCTCGGTGAGAATGTTGTGCGTTGCATTGCCATGGATG GCACTGAAGGTCTCGTCCGAGGTGACAAGGCCACCGATACGGGAGCTCCTATCACTGTCCCTGTTGGTCCTGCCACCCTAGGTCGGATTATCAACGTTACTGGCGACCCCATTGATGAACGCGGCCCTATCAAGACTGACAAGTTCCTGCCTATTCACTGCGATCCTCCCGAATTTGTTTCTCAATCAACTACCGCCGAGGTACTAGTTACTGGTATTAAGGTTGTTGACTTGCTCGCTCCTTATGCTCGCGGTGGGAAAATTGGCTTAtttggtggtgctggcgtTGGTAAAACTGTCTTTATCCAAGAGCTGATCAATAACATTGCTAAAGCTCACGGTGGTTACTCGGTTTTTACGGGTGTCGGTGAACGCACCCGCGAGGGTAATGATTTATACCATGAAATGCAAGAGACTTCTGTTATCCAACTTGACGGAGATTCTAAGGTGGCCCTGGTATTTGGTCAGATGAACGAGCCCCCTGGTGCCCGTGCAAGAGTTGCCCTTACGGGTTTGACGATTGCCGAGTATTTTCGTGACCATGAAGGCCAGGATG TGTTGCTTTTTATTGACAATATCTTCCGGTTTACTCAGGCCGGTGCCGAGGTTTCTGCCCTCCTAGGCCGCATTCCCTCTGCTGTTGGTTATCAGCCCACTCTTGCCGTTGATATGGGTGTAATGCAGGAACGCATCACCACAACCGACAAGGGCTCGATTACGTCTGTTCAGGCTGTTTATGTTCCTGCTGATGACCTAACTGACCCTGCCCCTGCTACCACCTTTGCTCACCTGGATGCCACTACTGTTTTATCGCGTGGCATTTCAGAAATTGGCATTTACCCTGCTGTTGATCCTCTTGCCTCTACGTCTCGTATGCTTGATCCTCGCATTGTTGGCCAAGAACATTATGATACTGCTACCCGCGTGCAGCAAATCCTGCAAGAGTATAAGTCACTTAAGGACATTATTGCAATTCTTGGTATGGATGAATTATCTGAGGCTGATAAGCTTACTGTTGAGCGTGCTCGTAAAGTCGAGCGGTTTTTGAGTCAGCCGTTTACCGTTGCCCAAGTTTTTACTGGCATTGAGGGTCAACTAGTCGATTTAAAAGATACTATTCGTTCTTTTAAGGCTGTCTTGGATGGCGAGGGTGATAGTCTTCCCGAGGCCGCATTTTATATGGTTGGCAACCTGGAttctgccaaggccaagggtgCGAAAATCCTGGCAGATTTGGCTAAGAACTAG
- the aurA gene encoding Highly reducing polyketide synthase aurA — MTPEPIAIVGSGCKFPGSSSSPSRLWELISKPKNVATKPPPDRFNMDGFYDPNPANPLTTNAKESYFISENIRAFDASFFNIAANEATSLDPQQRLLLETVYESLEAAGLRMEALRGSSTGVFCGVMCADWEAVVGLDKAVPEYAISGLARNNLANRISYFFDWNGPSMSIDTACSSSMVALHQGVCALQNGECATVAVIGTNLILSPNLYFAASNVKMLSPESRGYMWDHRANGYVRGEGIASLILKRLSDAVADGDPIECVIRASGVNQDGRTLGLTMPSGKAQAQLIRSTYALAGLDPTRPEDRPQYFEAHGTGTQAGDYQEATGIYSTFFGASPKTSTDDVLHVGSIKTVIGHGEGCAGLAGIIKASLSIQHGTIPPNLHFERLNPKLEPYSSCLKVPTEPVPWPQLPPGVPRRVSVNSFGFGGTNSHAILESYEPNLHRNPKSHLNGTSKHLPSLLPFVFSAASERSLGAVLEKYARYLKDNPTVKAADFAWSLIEKRSALKYRLTLYAPTIEELQTEIDKEMALRKADNPSTVISRPDTGKKSILGIFTGQGAQWPQMGLDLLSTFPVTRGWFEELQESLDQLPEEYQPDFSLFEELAAPKSSSRIQEAAVAQPLCTAVQIVLTRLLATLGISFDTVVGHSSGEVAAAYAAGVLNAHDAIRIAYLRGRVAHLAGANNRAGSMLAAGLSVQEATDFCEKPEFAGRISIAACNSPSSVTLSGDADAIEEADLLLKSQDKFARRLLVDTAYHSHHMQPCSDPYLRAMTGCKIQLGQPTATTWFSTVHAGKTINASSHGAALVAEYWKDNMRNPVLFYQALMAAIAASPPGLIIEVGPHPALKGPALQSLSEVSQSASSTPYIGTLSRGSTGVQALAVTIGSLWAQLGAEGVNVDQYMSLYDQSRKLQFVQDLPSYPFDHSQSYWTETRRSKAYLGRGRRHELLGDLSEEVTEGEWRWRNFLFQRNLEYLEGHQIQSQTIFPATGYVAMALEAAALMAEGRTMRLVEINDLVINQAIAFLDDNKGIETVFRAYQVRSEGGVTKAFFSCHADIGGTLKTCASGQIVVTWGKVDENLLPTKPPSVSGMSAVETDEFYASLGKLGYGYTDLFRGITQLTRKLNTSRGLLNNVESDSLLLHPATMDCGLQCLLGAIGAPGDGSLSRLQIPTRIQSTIINPMFCGKCSVSAGKSLPFEAAVTGLSADGASGDVSLFTPDGHGLIQFEGVHVSPLMQPTAKDDRPMFSQITWGSIEPNAEPVDGPPPPLQFCPGDKDDPQHMCFSVIQEILSKLTAQDRKNLEGFRRDVVEWFDHVVEMTREGKHPLCNKEWADEDPGEVLDVLAKKAQPIIVEMTEKTRKHFLGFLRGETPMIEVYRQDNLLTRFYDQEQELKYMSLRVGDLAGQLAFRYPRMKILEIGAGTGSATRAVLRRIGQYFHSYTFTDISAGFFEDAEATFTEHADKMVYRVLDIEKSPVEQGFDANSYDLVIAANVLHATKFLQPTMTNVRTLLKPGGHLIALEITNENILQDAMFFCAFEGWWLGKKDNRPWGPKISVPKWEDLLRKTGFGGVETIIPSPEKPEYAYWGYSTFVTKAVEDGVESLREPLAVAPAASDKLESIMLIGGATEKTSRLVPELQRLLAPYFHQVYDALTIDSVECSDAPLAAILCLADMDSPCFKDLTAQKLSCLKRLLEVGRRLLWVTAGSESENPYLSMSKGFLSCIGYEYKGSLHQYFNIVDPDAVNATLLGNTLMRMVQSEFTNDYSLSKGVGSVELELRFEDNVMKIPRIMNATSLNQRYAAAQRAVYNQMNLEQSTVELRSTSGNFEFVETADGVKDASFDEHQSMVQIRVRYSVSLALRVKGAGFLSLILGTHEVSNARFVAFATKNASRISSPSAWCWELPNHIAESQEPQFLKIVASAVMARNIIEQAETNTGLLVHEASDYLKRAILTAAVAKGVQPHFSTSVAAVAESSSSILFFHDASSSRTLSRLLPTNLSVIANFSNTSNGVFSKVESLLSEDVQRHHNGTLCRLSPLPSKGLNVAAVSETFKMARVVAGDVMLELAKHFESSEKTNVIDVEQVPRRGLRASEVEIIDWAQASELPVRVSSASSQVRLSGSKTYLLVGMSGDLGQSVCHWMITRGARNIVLASRNPKVDPQWIDEMSKLEANVRVESMDVTDRESILNVDRTIRQNLPPVGGVVNGAMVLQDQMFSDSPLQSILGTFKPKVQGSRLLEEIYGGDGLDFFILFGSATAILGNMGQSSYAAATNFMRSLIRRRREKNLVGSIIHPAEVCGVGYISRMGSDLSRLMNKLVGRHIVSERDLHETFAEAILAGDPASGRDPEVMSGFTQHDPEETPDLIWYSNPQTWPLVNYRLHSTSSQSTNTLMPIKQQLASATNVAEAEEVVLAALKAKIIQKLHLSEDISVTPDTRLAELGADSLVAVDLRTWFIRELEVEIPILHIQSGASIGDLAATATSKLPSGFIPNVGKD; from the exons ATGACGCCAGAGCCAATCGCTATTGTTGGGTCGGGCTGCAAATTCCCTGgatcttcttcatcgccgtcaCGTCTCTGGGAGCTTATCAGCAAGCCAAAGAATGTCGCCACCAAGCCACCACCGGACCGTTTCAACATGGATGGTTTCTACGATCCAAATCCAGCAAATCCATTGACCACAAACGCCAAAGAATCATACTTTATTTCCGAAAATATAAGGGCATTCGACGCGTCTTTCTTCAATATTGCGGCAAATGAGGCGACCAGCCTGGACCCCCAGCAACGGTTGCTACTGGAAACTGTTTATGAGTCTCTGGAAGCTGCTGGCCTGCGAATGGAAGCCCTTCGAGGTTCATCCACCGGTGTGTTTTGCGGAGTCATGTGTGCAGACTGGGAAGCCGTCGTGGGATTGGACAAGGCTGTGCCAGAATAT GCCATTTCCGGCCTTGCACGCAACAACCTGGCCAACCGCATCTCCTACTTTTTTGATTGGAACGgtccctccatgtccattgACACGGCTTGTTCTTCAAGTATGGTGGCTCTGCATCAGGGCGTCTGTGCTCTACAGAACGGTGAATGCGCAACCGTTGCCGTCATAGGAACGAATCTAATCTTGTCTCCCAACCTGTACTTTGCGGCGTCGAATGTCAAGATGCTGTCACCGGAGAGCCGTGGTTACATGTGGGATCACAGGGCAAATGGTTACGTACGAGGAGAAGGAATAGCCTCCTTGATCCTCAAGCGGCTAAGtgatgccgtggccgacggcgaccCGATAGAATGTGTAATCAGAGCCTCGGGTGTGAATCAG GATGGGAGGACACTGGGCTTGACCATGCCTTCGGGCAAAGCGCAGGCGCAGTTGATTCGGTCAACTTATGCCCTTGCAGGACTTGACCCAACTCGTCCGGAAGATCGACCACAATATTTCGAAGCTCATGGCA CGGGCACACAAGCCGGAGATTACCAGGAGGCTACTGGTATCTACAGCACCTTTTTTGGAGCGAGTCCAAAAACATCCACGGACGATGTGTTGCATGTGGGATCCATCAAGACGGTCATCGGTC acggcgagggGTGCGCCGGTTTGGCTGGTATAATCAAGGCATCCTTGTCCATACAGCATGGCACGATCCCCCCCAATCTTCATTTTGAACGATTGAACCCCAAGCTGGAGCCTTATTCATCATGTCTCAAGGTTCCGACTGAACCTGTGCCCTGGCCACAGCTACCGCCTGGGGTCCCGCGTCGCGTTTCAGTCAACTCTTT TGGATTTGGTGGCACGAACTCGCATGCTATCCTGGAGAGTTACGAGCCAAATTTGCACCGGAACCCAAAAAGCCACCTGAATGGGACGAGCAAACACCTACCTTCCTTGCTGCCGTTCGTCTTTTCGGCTGCTTCAGAACGGAGCCTCGGGGCTGTTCTCGAGAAGTATGCCAGGTACCTCAAGGACAACCCTACCGTCAAGGCTGCAGACTTCGCCTGGTCGTTGATTGAAAAGCGTTCGGCGCTCAAGTACCGACTGACGTTATATGCGCCTACTATCGAGGAGCTACAGACCGAGATCGACAAAGAAATGGCACTTCGGAAGGCTGATAACCCATCCACGGTCATATCGCGTCCTGATACCGGGAAGAAGAGTATTCTCGGCATCTTTACAGGCCAAGGTGCACAGTGGCCGCAAATGGGACTGGATCTGCTCTCGACGTTCCCAGTCACCCGAGGCTGGTTTGAGGAGCTGCAAGAATCGCTAGATCAGCTACCTGAAGAGTACCAGCCAGACTTCTCCTTGTTTGAAGAGCTGGCTGCCCCGAAGTCATCGTCTCGAATTCAGGAGGCGGCTGTCGCACAGCCTCTTTGCACTGCCGTCCAGATTGTGCTGACCAGGCTCCTCGCTACCCTTGGGATTTCTTTTGATACAGTCGTGGGCCATTCCTCAGGCGAAGTTGCTGCTGCGTATGCCGCCGGCGTTCTGAACGCCCATGATGCGATTCGGATTGCATATCTCCGAGGGAGG GTCGCCCATCTTGCCGGTGCTAATAACCGAGCCGGTAGTATGTTGGCTGCGGGCCTGTCTGTGCAGGAAGCAACGGACTTTTGCGAGAAGCCCGAGTTTGCCGGACGCATCAGCATCGCGGCGTGCAATTCCCCATCCAGTGTCACCCTTTCGGGCGACGCAGATGCTATTGAAGAGGCTGACCTGCTGCTGAAAAGCCAGGACAAGTTTGCCCGTCGGTTGCTGGTAGATACGGCATATCATTcgcaccacatgcagccctGCTCGGACCCGTATCTTCGTGCCATGACAGGATGTAAGATTCAACTGGGACAACCAACTGCCACGACCTGGTTCTCGACTGTGCACGCGGGCAAAACCATCAACGCTTCAAGCCATGGCGCTGCTCTGGTGGCAGAGTATTGGAAGGACAACATGCGCAACCCTGTCCTTTTCTATCAAGCCCTGATGGCAGCCATCGCGGCCTCTCCACCCGGTCTGATCATCGAAGTCGGACCACATCCTGCCCTCAAGGGACCGGCTCTGCAGAGTCTCTCCGAAGTCTCCCAATCAGCCTCGTCAACCCCCTACATTGGCACCCTGAGTCGTGGTTCAACCGGAGTGCAGGCGCTTGCCGTTACCATTGGCTCTCTCTGGGCGCAGCTTGGAGCGGAGGGGGTCAACGTTGACCAATACATGTCCCTGTACGACCAATCTAGGAAGCTGCAATTCGTCCAAGATTTGCCCTCTTACCCCTTTGATCACAGCCAGTCATACTGGACCGAGACGCGAAGATCCAAAGCCTACCTTGGCCGAGGCCGGCGCCATGAGCTTCTCGGGGATCTGAGCGAAGAAGTCACTGAGGGAGAATGGCGGTGGCGCAACTTTTTGTTCCAGAGAAATCTTGAATATCTCGAAGGGCATCAGATCCAATCCCAGACAATATTCCCCGCAACTGGATatgtggccatggcattaGAAGCCGCCGCACTCATGGCAGAGGGACGAACCATGCGTCTCGTGGAGATTAacgacctcgtcatcaacCAAGCCATTGCCTTCCTTGACGATAACAAAGGCATCGAAACCGTGTTCCGAGCATACCAAGTGCGATCCGAGGGTGGCGTTACCAAGGCATTCTTCAGCTGCCATGCCGATATTGGAGGGACACTCAAGACTTGTGCCTCTGGCCAGATAGTTGTGACTTGGGGCAAGGTGGATGAAAATCTTCTGCCTACGAAGCCTCCGTCCGTCTCCGGAATGTCAGCCGTAGAGACGGATGAGTTCTATGCCTCGTTAGGCAAGTTGGGCTACGGCTACACGGACTTGTTCCGCGGCATCACGCAACTAACGCGCAAGCTGAATACATCCCGCGGCCTTCTTAACAATGTTGAAAGCGattctcttcttctgcacCCTGCGACAATGGACTGTGGATTGCAATGCCTGCTTGGCGCCATTGGGGCGCCTGGCGATGGATCGCTCTCTCGTCTCCAGATACCGACCCGAATCCAGTCAACCATCATCAACCCAATGTTTTGCGGCAAATGCAGCGTCTCAGCAGGCAAATCACTCCCGTTCGAAGCGGCCGTCACTGGGTTGAGCGCAGATGGAGCTTCAGGAGACGTCAGCTTATTCACGCCCGACGGCCACGGTCTGATCCAGTTTGAAGGCGTCCACGTATCTCCGTTGATGCAGCCTACGGCAAAAGATGATCGTCCAATGTTCTCACAAATCACCTGGGGCAGTATCGAACCCAACGCCGAGCCCGTCGAtggaccgccgccgcccttgcAGTTCTGCcccggcgacaaggacgacCCGCAGCACATGTGCTTTTCAGTCATCCAGGAAATACTTTCCAAACTGACAGCCCAGGACCGCAAGAACCTTGAGGGATTTCGACGCGATGTGGTTGAGTGGTTTGACCATGTGGTTGAGATGACGCGTGAAGGCAAACACCCCCTTTGCAACAAGGAGTGGGCAGATGAAGACCCAGGCGAAGTCCTCGACGTCCTGGCAAAGAAAGCACAACCTATCATCGTGGAGATGACAGAGAAGACAAGGAAACACTTTCTAGGCTTCTTGCGCGGCGAGACTCCCATGATAGAAGTCTATCGCCAGGACAATCTCCTCACCAGATTCTATGATCAAGAACAGGAGCTCAAGTACATGAGTCTGAGGGTTGGCGACTTGGCCGGACAACTAGCCTTTAGGTATCCTCGCATGAAGATTCTTGAGATTGGAGCAGGCACCGGCTCAGCAACCAGAGCTGTTCTCAGGCGCATCGGCCAGTATTTCCATTCCTACACCTTCACTGATATCTCGGCTGGCTTTTTTGAGGACGCCGAGGCCACCTTCACCGAGCATGCTGATAAAATGGTCTACCGCGTACTCGATATTGAAAAGAGTCCTGTGGAACAGGGCTTTGACGCAAACTCGTACGACTTGGTCATCGCAGCCAATGTCCTTCATGCCACCAAGTTCCTACAGCCGACCATGACCAATGTTCGCACCCTACTAAAGCCCGGGGGCCATCTTATTGCCCTAGAGATCACAAACGAGAACATTTTGCAAGATGCCATGTTCTTCTGCGCCTTCGAGGGATGGTGGCTTGGCAAAAAGGACAACAGACCCTGGGGTCCCAAAATCTCAGTGCCAAAGTGGGAAGACCTTCTCAGGAAGACGGGCTTTGGTGGCGTGGAAACAATCATCCCGTCGCCGGAAAAGCCCGAGTACGCGTACTGGGGTTATTCGACCTTTGTGACAAAGGCAGTCGAAGATGGTGTAGAGTCACTCCGCGAGCCCTTGGCCGTCGCACCAGCTGCATCAGATAAACTTGAGAGCATCATGCTTATTGGCGGTGCCACGGAGAAAACCTCGCGTCTCGTTCCCGAGTTGCAGAGGCTACTGGCTCCTTATTTCCATCAGGTCTATGACGCCTTGACCATTGATTCCGTAGAGTGTTCTGATGCACCACTGGCCGCAATCCTATGTcttgcagacatggactctCCGTGTTTCAAAGACTTGACGGCTCAGAAACTGAGCTGCTTGAAGAG GTTGCTAGAAGTCGGCCGGAGACTGTTGTGGGTGACGGCGGGCTCCGAGTCCGAAAATCCATATCTGAGTATGAGCAAAGGATTTCTCAGTTGTATCGGATACGAGTACAAGGGTTCACTTCATCAGTATTTCAACATTGTCGATCCGGATGCTGTTAATGCGACGCTCCTCGGCAACACCCTCATGCGCATGGTTCAGTCCGAGTTTACCAATGATTACAGTCTTTCCAAGGGTGTTGGTAGCGTAGAGCTTGAGCTTCGCTTCGAAGACAACGTCATGAAGATTCCGCGAATCATGAATGCGACCTCACTAAACCAGCGATACGCCGCGGCCCAAAGAGCCGTCTATAACCAGATGAACCTGGAACAGTCAACTGTCGAGCTTCGCTCCACCAGCGGCAATTTTGAGTTTGTGGAGACAGCTGACGGTGTGAAAGACGCCAGTTTTGACGAGCATCAATCCATGGTTCAGATCCGTGTCCGATACTCTGTCTCTCTGGCGTTGAGAGTAAAGGGTGCTGGCTTTTTGAGTCTCATCTTGGGAACCCACGAGGTCTCCAACGCACGGTTTGTCGCCTTTGCAACCAAGAATGCATCCAGAatctcgtcgccctcggcatgGTGCTGGGAGCTCCCCAACCATATTGCCGAGAGCCAAGAGCCCCAGTTCTTGAAGATTGTGGCATCTGCGGTGATGGCTAGAAACATTATTGAACAGGCAGAAACAAATACAGGTCTCTTGGTTCATGAGGCAAGTGATTATCTCAAACGCGCCATTTTGACCGCCGCTGTTGCCAAAG GTGTCCAGCCACATTTCAGCACCAGTGTTGCTGCCGTCGCGGAGTCGAGTTCCAGCATCTTATTCTTCCATGACGCGAGCTCGTCTCGAACGCTTTCTCGTCTGCTTCCTACCAATCTTTCCGTCATAGCCAACTTTAGCAACACGTCCAATGGAGTGTTTTCAAAGGTAGAGTCACTGCTGTCCGAGGATGTTCAACGACACCACAATGGCACCCTTTGCAGACTGTCGCCGTTGCCTTCAAAGGGTCTTAATGTGGCCGCAGTAAGCGAAACATTCAAGATGGCACGTGTCGTGGCTGGCGATGTCATGCttgagctggccaagcacTTCGAGTCAAGTGAAAAGACCAATGTGATCGACGTGGAGCAGGTTCCTCGCCGAGGTTTGAGAGCGAGTGAAGTCGAGATTATTGACTGGGCCCAAGCGAGTGAGCTCCCAGTTCGAGTTTCTTCTGCAAGCTCCCAAGTCAGACTATCAGGTAGCAAAACGTATCTCCTCGTTGGCATGTCGGGCGATCTCGGACAATCTGTATGCCACTGGATGATCACCAGAGGAGCACGCAATATCGTTCTGGCCAGTCGAAACCCCAAAGTCGACCCACAATGGATCGATGAGATGTCGAAATTGGAGGCCAATGTCAGGGTGGAATCCAT GGACGTCACGGACCGAGAGTCCATCCTCAATGTCGACCGCACTATTCGTCAAAACCTGCCACCCGTCGGTGGAGTTGTCAATGGTGCCATGGTCCTACAAGACCAAATGTTTTCAGATTCCCCATTGCAGAGTATACTGGGGACGTTCAAGCCAAAGGTCCAAGGCAGCCGCCTGCTTGAAGAAATATACGGCGGAGACGGTTTGGACTTTTTCATCCTGTTTGGATCTGCAACTGCCATTCTCGGCAACATGGGACAGTCTTCCTATGCAGCCGCTACAAATTTCATGAGGAGCTTAATCCGCCGGCGACGAGAGAAGAACCTCGTTGGAAGTATTATTCATCCCGCCGAAGTCTGTGGAGTTGGGTACATCTCACGCATGGGCAGTGACCTGTCACGACTCATGAACAAGCTCGTCGGCAGACACATTGTATCGGAGAGAGATTTGCATGAAACCTTTGCCGAGGCCATCCTGGCGGGTGATCCTGCGTCCGGGCGTGACCCAGAAGTAATGTCCGGCTTCACGCAGCATGATCCCGAAGAGACACCCGATCTTATTTGGTACAGTAATCCGCAGACATGGCCGCTCGTTAACTACCGACTGCATTCCACCTCGTCGCAGTCGACAAACACGCTCATGCCTATCAAGCAGCAGCTAGCATCCGCGACCAATGTGGCCGAAGCAGAAGAGGTGGTCCTGGCCGCGCTCAAGGCAAAGATTATCCAAAAGCTCCACCTCTCCGAGGATATATCTGTGACTCCAGATACCCGGTTGGCGGAGCTGGGTGCTGATAGCTTGGTTGCTGTTGATCTCCGGACTTGGTTCATCAGAGAACTCGAGGTCGAAATTCCCATTCTGCATATCCAGAGCGGAGCATCAATCGGAGATCTTGCCGCGACTGCTACATCGAAGCTGCCATCCGGCTTCATTCCAAATGTTGGAAAAGACTAA
- the aurB gene encoding Methyltransferase aurB, translating into MESKDNYYNPLVLWVYDFFVQVLTNTFWWRCSTKSVLVPFFVDNASPNHMEVGAGTGYYLRAKLDHEKRHIKLGDNTTTWPQKLTLVDFHTQCMEKAVNRIEADCPVKPECVLANIMEPIPLKAQKFDSISLMYVLHCIPVSPAAKGRVFANLKPFLHDDGTLFGCTVLGKGVKHNLIGSFLMWLYNYIGMFGNWQDSKEDFLASLRENFEIVESEVVGVSLLFKAQRPRR; encoded by the coding sequence ATGGAATCCAAAGACAACTACTACAATCCCCTCGTTTTATGGGTATACGATTTCTTTGTACAAGTTCTCACAAACACCTTTTGGTGGCGCTGCTCCACCAAATCCGTACTTGTTCCCTTCTTCGTCGACAATGCTAGTCCCAATCATATGGAAGTGGGAGCTGGAACGGGCTACTACCTTCGTGCAAAGCTCGATCATGAAAAAAGGCATATAAAGCTCGGCGACAACACAACTACATGGCCTCAGAAACTGACACTTGTCGATTTCCATACACAATGTATGGAAAAAGCTGTGAACCGCATTGAGGCAGATTGCCCCGTTAAGCCTGAGTGCGTGCTTGCCAATATTATGGAACCTATTCCTCTCAAGGCGCAGAAATTCGACTCCATCTCCCTCATGTACGTCCTGCACTGCATTCCCGTCTCTCCGGCGGCCAAAGGTCGGGTTTTTGCAAACTTGAAGCCGTTTCTCCATGACGATGGGACGCTCTTTGGTTGCACGGTTTTGGGTAAGGGAGTAAAGCACAACCTTATTGGCAGCTTTTTGATGTGGTTGTATAACTACATTGGCATGTTCGGAAACTGGCAAGATTCCAAGGAAGATTTTTTGGCATCGTTAAGAGAGAACTTCGAGATTGTTGAGAGTGAAGTTGTTGGGGTTTCGCTGCTTTTTAAGGcgcaaaggccaagacgcTAA